The Blattabacterium cuenoti genome includes a region encoding these proteins:
- a CDS encoding dihydrofolate reductase, protein MMKIILIAAVSKNGFIGKNNQLMWHLPNDLKRFKNLTMGETVLMGRKTFESIGKILPKRTNIILTKDKINFMKSLHLKNIKNQNKIKIFSSVKQIDYLKNERIFVIGGEKIYASTIEKANILELTLVHKKFYGDTKFPKIDTKKWKKIYEFFYKKDKFHLYNYSFIRFDKKESLSSI, encoded by the coding sequence ATGATGAAAATTATTTTGATTGCTGCTGTTTCAAAAAACGGATTTATAGGAAAAAATAATCAACTTATGTGGCACTTACCTAATGATTTAAAACGTTTTAAAAATTTAACTATGGGAGAAACAGTTTTAATGGGTCGAAAAACTTTCGAATCCATTGGAAAAATACTTCCAAAAAGAACAAATATTATATTAACGAAAGACAAAATAAATTTCATGAAATCATTACACTTAAAAAATATAAAAAATCAAAATAAAATAAAAATTTTCTCATCTGTAAAACAGATAGATTATTTAAAAAATGAAAGAATATTTGTTATAGGAGGAGAAAAGATATATGCTTCTACAATTGAAAAAGCAAATATATTAGAATTAACATTAGTTCATAAAAAATTTTACGGAGATACAAAATTCCCAAAAATAGATACAAAAAAATGGAAAAAAATATATGAATTTTTTTATAAAAAAGACAAATTCCATTTATACAATTACAGTTTTATCAGATTCGATAAAAAAGAATCACTCTCTTCTATCTAA
- a CDS encoding bifunctional nuclease family protein, whose product MDQFIRLAIRGISLSQIQSGIYVLLLEEESGRIKLPIIIESLQAQSIASALGKKDPSRSFTHDLFLTFAKVFHIKLKAVVIYKLVNGIFFSYILFEGIEGIEGEGEEKKKKSEKIEHKIDSKTSDAVALAVRFQAPIYTTREIFDKAGIYFENGFPIDKENEPYETGIENSGFLFFKEKSQQDLEKMTERDLNALLNHAVINECYELAAKIKKELDRRE is encoded by the coding sequence ATGGATCAATTCATTAGATTAGCTATACGGGGAATATCCTTGAGTCAAATACAATCTGGGATATATGTTTTATTACTTGAAGAAGAATCTGGAAGAATTAAACTTCCTATTATTATAGAAAGTTTACAAGCTCAATCTATTGCTTCTGCTTTAGGAAAAAAAGATCCATCCAGATCTTTTACACATGATTTATTTCTCACTTTCGCAAAAGTATTTCATATTAAATTAAAAGCAGTTGTAATATATAAACTAGTAAATGGAATATTTTTTTCTTATATTCTATTCGAAGGTATAGAAGGTATAGAAGGAGAGGGAGAGGAGAAAAAGAAAAAAAGTGAAAAAATAGAACATAAGATAGATTCAAAAACATCAGATGCTGTTGCTTTGGCTGTAAGATTTCAGGCTCCTATTTATACAACCAGAGAAATATTTGACAAAGCTGGTATTTATTTTGAAAACGGATTTCCTATTGATAAAGAAAATGAACCTTATGAAACAGGGATCGAAAATAGTGGATTTCTTTTTTTTAAAGAAAAAAGTCAACAAGATTTGGAAAAAATGACTGAAAGAGATCTAAATGCTTTATTAAACCACGCAGTTATCAATGAATGCTATGAACTTGCAGCAAAAATTAAGAAAGAATTAGATAGAAGAGAGTGA
- a CDS encoding pyruvate dehydrogenase complex E1 component subunit beta: MKVKTFREVIAEAMSEEMRRDDSVYLMGEEVAQYNGAYKASKGMLEEFGPKRVIDTPISELGFSGIGVGSAMNGCRPIIEFMTFNFSLVAMDQIINNAAKIRYMSGGQWNIPIVFRGPTGSAGQLGATHSQSFESWYASCPGLKVIVPCNPYDAKGLLKSAIRDNNPVIFMESEQMYGDKMMIPEEEYILPIGKADIKKEGTDISLVSFGKIMKMALNIAKKLEKENISVEVIDIRTIRPLDYESILFSVKKTNRLVILEESWPFSSIASEVSYFIQKKAFDYLDAPINRITLLDTPAPYAPNLIKYWFPNEKKIINAIKETLYLI; encoded by the coding sequence ATGAAAGTAAAGACTTTTCGTGAAGTAATAGCAGAAGCGATGAGTGAAGAAATGAGAAGAGATGATTCTGTTTATCTCATGGGAGAAGAAGTAGCTCAATACAACGGAGCTTATAAAGCTTCTAAAGGAATGTTAGAAGAATTTGGACCAAAAAGAGTCATTGATACACCTATATCGGAATTAGGATTTTCTGGAATAGGAGTAGGTTCTGCTATGAATGGATGCAGGCCCATTATTGAATTTATGACTTTTAATTTTTCTTTAGTTGCCATGGATCAAATCATTAATAATGCAGCAAAAATACGTTATATGAGTGGAGGACAGTGGAATATTCCTATTGTTTTCAGAGGACCAACTGGTTCCGCTGGACAACTAGGAGCTACACATTCCCAATCTTTTGAAAGTTGGTATGCCAGTTGTCCTGGATTGAAAGTGATCGTCCCATGTAACCCTTATGATGCTAAAGGACTTTTGAAGTCTGCAATCAGAGATAATAATCCAGTAATTTTTATGGAATCTGAACAAATGTATGGTGATAAAATGATGATTCCAGAAGAAGAATATATTCTACCTATTGGAAAAGCAGATATCAAAAAAGAAGGAACTGATATCAGTTTAGTTTCCTTTGGAAAAATCATGAAAATGGCTTTAAACATAGCAAAAAAACTAGAAAAAGAAAATATTAGTGTAGAAGTCATAGATATACGGACTATACGTCCATTGGATTATGAATCTATACTTTTTTCTGTAAAAAAAACCAATCGATTAGTAATTTTAGAAGAATCATGGCCCTTTTCATCTATAGCCTCTGAAGTTTCGTATTTCATACAAAAAAAAGCATTTGATTATCTTGATGCCCCCATTAACAGAATAACTTTATTGGATACTCCAGCTCCTTATGCTCCAAATTTGATCAAATATTGGTTTCCAAATGAAAAAAAGATAATAAATGCCATTAAAGAAACTCTTTATTTAATCTAA
- the metF gene encoding methylenetetrahydrofolate reductase [NAD(P)H]: MKVIEHISKAKKTLFSFEILPPLRGNDIKDIFSTLDPLMEFNPPFIDVTYHREEFIYVEKDNGLLQRRKISRRPGTVGICAAIMNKYGVDAVPHLICGGFNKQMTENALIDLNFLGIDNVLVLRGDPLKSESNFFAKKDGHKYAVELVEQVKDLNRGKYLDKTFVERKESPLFDFCIGVAGYPEKHLEAPNIESDLFFLKKKIEAGADYIVTQMFFDNKEYFSFVKKCRSEGVTVPIIPGIKPLSSKKQLNSLPSRFYLNIPHELVKEVEKAKDKKVVSDIGIEWAIHQSKELKNSGVEVIHYYTMDRPENIYKIIQSIY, translated from the coding sequence ATGAAAGTGATTGAGCATATATCTAAAGCAAAAAAAACTTTATTCTCCTTTGAGATCTTACCTCCTTTAAGAGGAAATGATATTAAAGATATTTTCTCTACTTTAGATCCTTTAATGGAATTCAATCCTCCTTTTATTGATGTTACTTATCATAGAGAAGAATTTATTTATGTAGAAAAAGATAATGGTCTCTTACAGAGAAGAAAAATTTCAAGACGTCCAGGAACCGTAGGAATTTGTGCTGCTATTATGAATAAATATGGAGTAGATGCAGTTCCACATCTGATTTGTGGAGGGTTTAATAAACAAATGACAGAAAACGCTTTAATAGATCTAAATTTTTTGGGAATAGATAATGTTCTAGTTCTTAGAGGAGATCCTTTGAAATCTGAAAGTAATTTTTTTGCGAAAAAAGATGGACACAAGTATGCAGTAGAACTTGTTGAACAAGTTAAAGATTTAAATAGAGGAAAATATCTTGATAAAACTTTTGTTGAACGAAAAGAGTCTCCATTATTTGATTTTTGCATTGGGGTAGCAGGATATCCAGAAAAACATTTGGAAGCTCCGAACATTGAAAGTGATTTATTTTTTTTGAAAAAAAAAATAGAAGCAGGAGCGGATTACATTGTGACTCAAATGTTTTTTGATAATAAAGAATATTTTTCTTTTGTTAAAAAGTGTAGATCAGAAGGAGTCACTGTTCCCATTATACCTGGTATCAAACCTCTTTCTTCAAAAAAACAGTTAAACAGTCTTCCTTCTCGTTTTTATTTGAATATTCCTCACGAATTAGTGAAAGAAGTTGAAAAAGCGAAAGATAAAAAAGTGGTGTCTGATATTGGAATTGAATGGGCTATTCATCAATCTAAAGAACTAAAAAATTCTGGAGTAGAAGTGATTCATTATTACACTATGGATAGACCAGAAAACATTTATAAAATTATTCAATCTATTTATTAG
- the serS gene encoding serine--tRNA ligase — MLRTSFIRKNREKVLLGLKKRNFQEIHLIDEILILDEKKKIAQNVLNKILEKENSISKKIGQILNSGKNIQIESLKEKSTFLKKEKKNVNVKLREIVQILERKLNQIPNIPDEKIKNNSEKEENDIIFQEGKIYCQIEKPLTHWELSKKFCLFDSNLGTKICGSGFSVYIGKGAKLQRSLIQYFLDKNIQASYKEYSLPYLINEKSGYATGQIPDKENQMYFIEKDNLYLIPTGEVPIMNCYRDKIFTNEDLPVKATTYTSCFRREAGSYGSKVRGLNRLHQFEKVEIIQITTQDSSSSSLEEMILHVKTILKSLDLPFRLIRLNGPDLGFSSSITYDFEVYSIAQKKWLEVSSISNCNDFQSNRLNLKYKTITGHVHFCHTLNGSALALPRIMAALLENHQTKNKINIPQVLVPYTEFDHIK; from the coding sequence ATGCTTAGAACCTCTTTCATACGAAAAAATAGAGAAAAAGTTTTATTAGGATTAAAAAAAAGAAATTTTCAAGAAATACACCTGATAGATGAGATACTAATTTTAGACGAAAAAAAAAAAATAGCTCAAAACGTACTGAATAAAATATTAGAAAAAGAAAATTCAATTTCTAAGAAAATAGGTCAAATTTTAAATTCTGGTAAAAATATTCAAATAGAATCTTTAAAAGAAAAATCTACTTTTTTAAAAAAAGAGAAGAAAAATGTTAATGTCAAACTAAGAGAAATTGTTCAAATTTTAGAAAGGAAATTAAATCAAATTCCTAATATTCCTGATGAAAAAATAAAAAATAATTCTGAAAAAGAAGAAAACGATATTATTTTTCAAGAGGGAAAAATTTATTGTCAAATTGAAAAACCTCTCACACACTGGGAATTATCAAAAAAATTTTGTTTATTCGATTCAAATTTAGGAACAAAAATATGTGGTTCTGGTTTTTCAGTTTATATAGGAAAAGGAGCCAAGTTACAAAGAAGTTTAATTCAATATTTTCTAGATAAAAATATACAAGCTTCGTATAAAGAATATAGTTTACCTTATCTTATAAATGAAAAATCTGGATACGCTACAGGACAAATTCCAGATAAAGAGAATCAGATGTATTTTATAGAAAAAGATAATCTTTATCTGATTCCCACCGGAGAAGTTCCTATTATGAATTGCTACAGAGATAAAATATTTACAAATGAAGATCTTCCTGTTAAAGCTACTACTTATACTTCTTGTTTTAGAAGAGAGGCAGGGTCTTATGGATCTAAAGTGAGAGGATTAAATAGATTGCATCAATTTGAAAAAGTGGAAATTATTCAAATTACCACACAAGATTCTTCTTCTTCTTCTTTAGAAGAAATGATTTTGCATGTAAAAACTATTCTAAAATCTTTAGATCTACCCTTTCGTCTTATTCGTTTGAATGGACCAGATCTTGGATTTTCTTCTTCTATAACTTATGATTTTGAAGTTTATTCTATAGCGCAAAAAAAATGGTTAGAAGTAAGTTCTATCTCTAATTGTAATGATTTTCAATCTAATAGATTAAATTTGAAATACAAAACTATTACAGGTCATGTTCATTTTTGTCATACTCTTAATGGGAGCGCTTTAGCTTTACCACGAATTATGGCTGCTTTATTAGAGAATCATCAAACTAAAAATAAAATTAATATTCCTCAAGTATTAGTTCCTTATACTGAATTTGATCATATCAAGTAA
- the rsmA gene encoding 16S rRNA (adenine(1518)-N(6)/adenine(1519)-N(6))-dimethyltransferase RsmA produces the protein MQMHKSTFKIRKKFDQYFLKDKNIAKKIVKNLSFQNYDAVVEIGPGLGILTQYLLNLYCRHQVFLIEIDRELISFLKKNFPISKNRIIHKDFLKWNPEEMNLHNFAIIGNFPYGISSQIIFHILKYNQYIPECIGMFQKELAKRITSHEGEKNYGILSVLVQTFYDVKYLFTVKKQVFFPIPNVKSAVISFKKKNEILSCNKDLLFKCVKTAFNQRRKKLKNSLKLFNHISNFYQIPFLNKRAEELSVKEFLQLTKEIEIRR, from the coding sequence ATGCAAATGCATAAGTCTACTTTTAAAATTAGAAAAAAATTTGATCAGTATTTTTTAAAAGATAAAAATATAGCAAAGAAAATTGTAAAAAATCTTTCTTTTCAAAATTATGATGCAGTAGTAGAAATAGGTCCTGGATTAGGAATTCTTACTCAATATTTGTTGAATTTATATTGTCGTCATCAGGTTTTTTTAATAGAAATCGATAGAGAATTAATTTCTTTTTTAAAAAAAAATTTTCCTATTTCTAAAAATAGGATCATTCATAAAGATTTTTTAAAATGGAATCCTGAAGAAATGAATTTGCATAATTTTGCAATTATTGGGAATTTTCCTTATGGAATTTCTTCTCAAATTATATTTCATATATTGAAATACAATCAATACATACCAGAATGCATTGGCATGTTTCAAAAAGAACTGGCAAAACGTATTACATCACATGAAGGAGAAAAAAATTATGGAATTTTATCAGTTTTGGTTCAAACATTTTATGATGTAAAATATCTTTTTACTGTAAAAAAACAAGTTTTTTTTCCTATTCCAAATGTAAAATCGGCAGTTATTTCTTTCAAAAAGAAGAATGAAATTCTTTCTTGCAACAAGGATTTATTATTTAAATGTGTGAAAACAGCTTTTAATCAAAGAAGAAAAAAATTAAAAAATTCTCTAAAATTATTTAACCATATTTCAAATTTTTATCAAATTCCATTTTTGAACAAAAGAGCAGAAGAATTATCTGTAAAAGAATTCCTTCAATTAACAAAAGAAATAGAAATTAGAAGATGA
- a CDS encoding bifunctional 5,10-methylenetetrahydrofolate dehydrogenase/5,10-methenyltetrahydrofolate cyclohydrolase yields MTKLLNGNQLAIEIREEISKEIEKNILNKKKRVPHLGIILTGNNRSSITYVNSKLKECKNIGIKSSLIHLPVGCLEKKLLEEINKMNQNPLIDGFIVQLPLEKHINQEKVILSINPNKDVDGFHPENFGKMALNIKSFFPATALGILTLLERNQIKIPGKHTVVIGRSRIVGRPISILMSRRSNSGNSTVTLTHSHTTNIEYYTKQADIIIVAVGIPEFLKGKMIKKGAVVIDVGINSAKNERKILGDVDFYSVYGKASYLTPVPGGVGPMTRVMLLKNTLIAALNRKDEKN; encoded by the coding sequence ATGACTAAATTATTAAATGGAAATCAATTAGCAATAGAAATAAGAGAAGAAATTTCCAAGGAAATCGAAAAAAATATACTAAATAAAAAAAAACGTGTTCCACATCTTGGAATCATATTAACAGGAAATAATAGATCTAGCATTACATATGTCAATAGCAAACTAAAAGAGTGTAAAAATATAGGAATAAAATCTTCTTTAATTCATTTACCAGTAGGATGTCTAGAAAAAAAATTATTGGAAGAAATAAACAAAATGAATCAAAATCCATTAATAGATGGTTTTATTGTCCAATTACCTCTTGAAAAACATATCAATCAGGAAAAAGTAATTTTATCTATCAATCCGAATAAAGATGTAGATGGATTCCATCCTGAAAATTTTGGAAAAATGGCTTTAAACATAAAATCTTTCTTTCCTGCAACTGCATTAGGGATATTAACTCTTTTGGAAAGAAATCAAATTAAAATACCTGGAAAACATACTGTAGTAATTGGAAGAAGTAGGATAGTTGGAAGGCCTATTAGTATTCTTATGAGCAGAAGAAGTAATTCGGGAAATAGTACAGTCACATTGACTCATAGTCATACTACAAATATAGAATATTACACAAAACAGGCTGATATAATAATAGTAGCAGTTGGAATTCCAGAGTTTCTTAAAGGAAAAATGATTAAAAAAGGAGCTGTCGTTATAGACGTAGGAATAAATAGTGCAAAAAATGAAAGAAAAATACTAGGAGACGTTGATTTTTATAGTGTTTATGGAAAAGCTTCTTATCTAACACCTGTTCCAGGTGGAGTCGGTCCTATGACTCGTGTTATGTTATTAAAAAATACTTTGATAGCTGCATTAAACAGGAAGGATGAAAAAAATTAG
- a CDS encoding 7-carboxy-7-deazaguanine synthase QueE, protein MKKISFPIKEFFYSIQGEGHYYGIAAYFIRFEGCNIKCDWCDTKESWEIKKNDFISIHKIIDNIRNKNHTVKNIVITGGEPMMWDLYPLTKILKKKGYRIHVETSGSYPIKEKYMDWITISPKKIKLPLAENYKKTNELKIIISNEKDFLFAEEQAIHVKTTNCFLFLQPEWTHLVDILPKIISYIKKNPKWRISLQIHKMLNIP, encoded by the coding sequence ATGAAAAAAATTAGTTTTCCTATAAAAGAATTTTTTTATTCCATTCAAGGAGAAGGACATTATTATGGAATAGCTGCATATTTCATTCGTTTTGAAGGATGCAATATAAAATGTGATTGGTGCGATACCAAAGAAAGCTGGGAAATAAAAAAAAATGATTTTATTTCAATTCATAAAATCATTGATAATATTAGAAATAAAAATCATACAGTCAAAAACATTGTAATTACCGGAGGAGAACCTATGATGTGGGATTTATATCCTTTAACCAAGATTTTGAAAAAAAAAGGATATCGTATTCATGTCGAAACTTCAGGCTCCTATCCTATAAAAGAAAAGTATATGGATTGGATCACAATTTCTCCAAAAAAAATAAAACTTCCTTTAGCAGAAAATTATAAAAAAACTAACGAATTAAAAATCATTATTTCTAATGAAAAAGATTTTCTTTTTGCAGAAGAACAAGCTATTCATGTAAAAACCACTAATTGTTTCCTATTCCTACAACCTGAGTGGACTCATTTAGTTGATATTCTTCCAAAAATAATTTCTTACATAAAAAAGAATCCAAAATGGAGGATCTCTCTTCAAATTCATAAGATGTTAAATATTCCTTGA
- the hisIE gene encoding bifunctional phosphoribosyl-AMP cyclohydrolase/phosphoribosyl-ATP diphosphatase HisIE translates to MKKESFQERMIHFKDGLIPVIIQDAKTNKILMLGYMNQEAYQKSIHEKKVTFYSRSKKRLWTKGEVSKNYLFIKDLLIDCDGDSLLIKAEPTGPICHKGTDTCWKEINQKNFLFSLEDLISNRINQQKKNSYIYQLSKKGINKISQKLGEEAVELIIESKDNNENLFLNESADLLFHYLILLHKKGFSIQDVINVLENRHS, encoded by the coding sequence ATGAAAAAAGAAAGTTTTCAAGAAAGAATGATCCATTTTAAAGATGGATTGATCCCTGTGATAATCCAAGATGCAAAAACAAATAAGATATTGATGCTAGGTTATATGAATCAAGAAGCCTATCAAAAAAGTATTCATGAAAAAAAAGTGACTTTTTATAGCAGATCTAAAAAAAGATTGTGGACTAAAGGAGAAGTCAGTAAAAATTATCTCTTTATTAAAGATCTATTAATAGATTGTGATGGAGATTCTTTATTGATTAAAGCAGAACCTACAGGTCCTATTTGTCATAAAGGAACAGATACTTGTTGGAAAGAAATTAATCAAAAAAATTTTTTATTTTCTTTGGAAGATTTAATTTCTAATAGAATTAACCAACAGAAAAAGAATTCTTATATATATCAATTATCAAAAAAAGGAATTAATAAAATATCTCAAAAATTAGGAGAAGAAGCTGTAGAACTTATTATTGAATCTAAGGATAACAATGAAAATTTATTTTTAAATGAATCTGCAGATTTACTTTTTCATTATCTCATTCTTTTACATAAAAAAGGTTTTTCTATACAAGATGTTATCAATGTTTTGGAAAATAGACACTCATAA
- the hisF gene encoding imidazole glycerol phosphate synthase subunit HisF — protein MLAKRIIPCLDIKNGRTVKGVNFKDLKDAGDPIKLVCWYTKQGADELIFLDITATNEKRQTLTSLVRDISSHINIPFTVGGGIREEEDVELLLNAGADKISINTEAFKSPNLLERLSKRFGSQCIVLAIDTKYEENEWWVYLNGGRISTKTKTLDWAKEGANRGAGEILLTSMNHDGTKNGFALDITRKISENISTPVIASGGAGNLEDFYKIFQIGKADAALAASIFHYREIEIPKLKYYLTRFHIPVRNTM, from the coding sequence ATGTTAGCTAAACGTATTATCCCTTGTTTAGATATTAAAAATGGAAGAACAGTAAAAGGAGTTAATTTTAAAGATTTAAAAGACGCTGGGGATCCAATTAAATTAGTTTGTTGGTATACGAAACAAGGTGCAGATGAATTAATATTTTTGGATATCACTGCTACAAATGAAAAACGTCAGACATTAACAAGCTTAGTAAGAGATATTTCTAGTCATATTAACATTCCTTTTACAGTTGGAGGAGGAATTCGAGAAGAAGAGGATGTAGAATTGTTGTTAAATGCAGGAGCAGATAAAATATCTATTAACACTGAAGCTTTTAAAAGTCCAAACCTTTTAGAAAGACTTTCTAAAAGGTTTGGAAGTCAATGTATAGTATTAGCTATTGATACAAAATATGAGGAAAATGAATGGTGGGTTTATTTAAATGGAGGGAGGATTTCTACTAAAACGAAGACACTAGATTGGGCTAAAGAGGGAGCTAATAGAGGAGCAGGAGAAATATTATTAACTTCAATGAATCATGATGGGACAAAAAATGGATTTGCTTTAGATATTACCAGAAAAATTTCCGAAAATATTTCTACTCCAGTAATTGCTTCAGGTGGTGCTGGAAATTTGGAAGATTTTTATAAAATCTTCCAAATTGGAAAAGCAGATGCAGCTTTAGCTGCCAGCATATTTCATTATAGAGAAATAGAAATTCCAAAGTTAAAATATTATTTAACCCGTTTTCATATACCTGTAAGAAATACAATGTGA
- the hisA gene encoding 1-(5-phosphoribosyl)-5-[(5-phosphoribosylamino)methylideneamino]imidazole-4-carboxamide isomerase: protein MNIIIAIDLIDGKCVRLKQGDFKKKKIYNHDPLEVAFLLEDHGISRLHLVDLDGAKKGKVVHWKILEKIAKHTNLIIDFGGGIHTEEDVRAVFENGGHMATVGSIAVKKPIFFKKWVHIYGDDKILLGVDVKNKKIATNGWTEFFDIPFLDFLEEKNNCGIKKIFCTDISKDGILSGPSFSLYKEIIQRFPNIEFIASGGIRNIEDIDKLFNLGCRGVIIGKAIYENQISLSELRNWKEKNNNN, encoded by the coding sequence ATGAATATTATAATAGCTATAGATTTAATTGATGGAAAATGCGTTCGTTTAAAACAAGGTGATTTTAAAAAGAAAAAAATTTATAATCATGATCCACTAGAAGTCGCGTTTTTATTAGAAGATCATGGAATATCTAGACTACATTTAGTTGATTTAGATGGAGCAAAAAAAGGAAAAGTTGTACATTGGAAAATTTTGGAAAAAATAGCAAAACATACTAATTTAATCATAGATTTTGGTGGGGGAATTCATACTGAAGAGGACGTCCGTGCTGTATTTGAAAATGGAGGGCATATGGCTACTGTTGGGAGTATTGCTGTTAAAAAACCCATTTTTTTTAAAAAATGGGTTCATATTTATGGAGATGATAAAATTTTATTAGGAGTAGATGTTAAAAATAAAAAAATAGCAACTAATGGATGGACAGAATTTTTTGATATTCCATTTTTGGATTTTTTAGAAGAAAAAAATAATTGTGGAATCAAAAAAATCTTTTGTACAGATATATCTAAAGATGGTATTTTGTCTGGTCCTTCTTTTTCTTTATATAAGGAAATTATTCAAAGATTTCCAAACATTGAATTTATAGCAAGTGGAGGAATTAGAAATATAGAAGATATAGATAAATTATTCAATTTAGGTTGTAGAGGGGTCATTATTGGTAAAGCCATATATGAAAATCAGATCTCGTTATCAGAACTTAGGAATTGGAAAGAAAAAAATAATAATAACTAA
- the hisH gene encoding imidazole glycerol phosphate synthase subunit HisH, which yields MKTIIIKYPAGNVQSVLFSLERIGVQAIVTDSMESIQNAEKIILPGVGEANCAMKYLKEKKLDVVLSELEQPVLGICLGMQLLCKYSEESSTTCIGIFDLLVKKFQSKNKNDKIPQIGWNTIHNLKGPLFEKIPDGSYQYFVHSYYATLGKYTTAKTEYIVSYSAALQKNNFYAVQFHPEKSSYVGHKILENFIRL from the coding sequence ATGAAAACAATTATCATAAAATATCCTGCAGGAAATGTACAATCGGTTCTTTTTTCTCTGGAAAGGATAGGAGTACAAGCTATAGTAACAGATTCTATGGAATCTATTCAAAATGCGGAAAAAATTATTTTACCAGGAGTAGGAGAAGCTAATTGTGCTATGAAATATTTAAAAGAAAAAAAGTTGGATGTTGTTTTGTCTGAATTAGAACAACCTGTATTGGGAATCTGTTTGGGGATGCAATTACTTTGTAAATATTCAGAAGAAAGTAGTACTACATGTATAGGAATTTTTGATTTGTTGGTTAAAAAGTTTCAATCTAAGAACAAAAATGATAAAATACCTCAAATAGGTTGGAATACCATTCATAACCTCAAAGGTCCTTTATTTGAAAAAATTCCAGATGGAAGTTATCAATATTTTGTTCATAGTTATTATGCAACTTTGGGAAAATACACAACAGCAAAAACAGAATATATAGTTTCTTACAGTGCTGCCTTGCAAAAGAATAATTTTTATGCAGTCCAATTTCATCCAGAAAAATCTTCTTATGTAGGACATAAAATATTAGAAAATTTTATCCGATTATAA